The stretch of DNA CGCCCGGTACCGGCGGCACGGCCGGTCCCGCGTCACACGGCCTGTTCGTCTTCGGCTCGTCCACCGCGTTCGCGCAGTCGGTCGACCTCGGCGACACGATCGACGTCACCGGCGCCGTGTCGGAGTTCAACGGCCTGACCCAGATCACCGCGGCGACGTGGCAGGACGCCACCACCGCCGGCACGGTCACGCCGACTCCCGTCACCTTCCCCATGACCGAGGCGCAGCGTGAGGCCCTCGAGGGCATGCTCGTCGACGCCACGGCGGGCACGTTCACGCTCACGAACAACTACGGCACGAACACCTTCGGCGAGATCGGCCTGGCCTCGGGTGACACCGTGCTGCCGCAGCCGACCAACGAGGTCCGTCCGCGCACGTCCGCCTACGACGCCCTGGTGGCGCGGAACGCGGCCCGCATGATCACGCTCGACGACGGCAAGAGCATCAACTTCACCTCGGGCGCCAACCGCGCGATCCCGGGTCCGTGGCTGACGCCGACCAACGAGGTCCGCACGGGCGCGTCGGTCACGATCGACGAGCCGCTGGTCATGGACTGGCGCAACAGCACGTGGAAGCTCCAGCCGACGCAGCCCTTCGCGGCCGGTGGCGAGTCCGCCACGATCGCGCCGCAGAGCACGCGCGAGACGGCACCGAAGGACGTCGGCGGAGCGGTCAAGCTGGCCTCGTTCAACGTCCTGAACTACTTCACCACCACCGGTGAGGACTGGGTGTCCTCGAGCCGCGGCACCTGCACCTTCTACACCGACCGCGACGGCAACCGCATCACCGTGAACACCTGCACGAACAACGGTCCGCGCGGTGCCGCCAACGACGTGAGCCTCGCCCGCCAGCAGGCGAAGATCGTCCGGGCGATCAACACGCTCGACGCCGACGTGCTGTCGCTGGAGGAGATCGAGGACACCGGCTCGCTCGGTGGCGCCGATCGCGACGAGGCCCTCACGACGCTCGTCGCGGCGCTCAACGCCGACGCCGGCTCGCAGCGCTGGGCGGCGGTCCTGTCGCCGTCGACGATCCCGACCTCCGGTCGCGACGTCATCCGCACCGCGTTCATCTACCAGCGCGACGTGGTCGAGCCGGTCGGGCCGTCGGTCATCCTCGACTCGCCCGCGTTCGCCAGCGCCCGCGCCCCGCTGGCGCAGGAGTTCCGCCCGGTCGACGGCGACGCCGGCCAGGACTTCCTGGCGATCGTCAACCACTTCAAGTCGAAGGGCTCGGGCGACGGCGTGAACGCCGACCAGGGCGACGGCCAGGGTGCGTCGAACCGCGCTCGCGTCGGTCAGGCCGAGGCGCTCGTCGACTTCGTGTCCTCGCTGGAGGAGCAGACCGACACCGACCGGGTGTTCCTGCTCGGCGACTTCAACTCCTACGCCAAGGAGGACCCGCTGGCGATCATCGAGGACGCCGGCTTCGTGAACGTCGACCAGCGCCTCACCGACGAGGAGACCTACCAGTTCGAGGGCATGCACGGCTCGCTCGACCACGTGTTCGCCTCCTCGGCCGCATTCGCGCGGGTCACCGGCGCCGACGTGTGGACCATCAACGCGCCCGAGTCGATCGGCCGCGAGTACAGCCGGTTCAACAACAACGTGACGAACCTGTTCGACGCGTCCACGCCGTTCCGGGCCAGCGACCACGACCCCGTGATCGTCGGCTTCGACCCCGGCGCGGCCGCCGAGGTCGCCACGACGACCACGGCGAAGGTGCCGTCCGTCGTGTGGGCCGACGAGGCGTTCGACGTCGCGGTCACGGTCGCCTCGGGCACGGGCTCGCCCCGTGGCACGGCCACCGTGTCGCTGGGCGACGAGGTGCTCGGCACGGCCGCGGTCGCCGATGGCAGGGCCACGGTCACGGTGTCGGCGGGCTCGCTGCGGGCGGGTCGTCACGTGCTCGACGTCGCCTTCGCGGGCGAGGGTCGCTACGCCGACTCGGCCGGCACCGTCACGGTCGACGTCCGTGCCGACTCGGCGATCACCGCCTCGGCGGCGCGCGGCACCTACGGGAAGCCGACCGCGATCACGGTGACGGGCGCTCCCGACGCCGGCGGTCTGCTCTACGCCACGGCCGGCGGTCGGATCGTCGCCTCGGCGATCATGCGCAGCGGCTCGTCGACGATCCGCGTGCCGGGTACCGCCCTGCGGCCGGGCACCACCGCGGTGACCGTCTTCTACGCCGGTGACCGTGCGCATGAGCCGAGCCGCACCTCGGTCGACGTGACGATCGCGAAGGCGAGGGCCACCGTGTCGGCGAAGGTGCTGAACGGCAAGGTCACGGAGCGGACGCGTGCCAAGGTGCGCGTCGTGGTCCGTACCCCGGGCTTCGTCGAGAGCTCGGGGAAGGTCCGGATCTACCGGGGCTCGAAGCTGCTCGCGTCGGGCAACGTCAAGGGCGGCAAGGTCACCGTGACCCTGCCGCGCCAGAAGTCCTCGGTGCGCCTGACGGCACGGTTCAGCGGCACGTCGCTGACCTCGCCGGCGAGCCGCGCGTTCGTGCTGCGGGTGCGCTGAGGCAAGGGGGACAGGCCGGGCGGCCCCAGGATCGGAGGGAGATCCTGAGGCCGTCCTCTGTCCGGGTGCGCCGTCCGAGCTCAGCGCACCTCGGCCGTGACGAGGAGGTACTCCCACTGCATCGTGAAGCCCTCCTCCGAGCGGGAGCCCTCACGCTCGCCCAGAGCGGCCAGGTCGCGCTCGAGGTCGGCGGTGCGCTCCGGGTCGTCGGCGTGGGCGGCGAAGGCCGCGATCGTCGGGCCGTAGTGGGCCGCGAAGTAGTCGCGGAACTGCTCCCCGCCCTCGAAGTGCGTGACCGGCAGGGTCAGCCGGCGTACCCGCACGTCGCCGACCCGGTCGCCGAGCAGCGCCCGCACGTGCTCCTCGTTCCCCCACAGCGGCGGCGGTGAGGCGCCGGGCGGGGGCGGCGGCACGTACTGCTTCATCGTGGCGAAGAGCTGGCCGATCGTGCCCTCAGGCGTCCACGAGACGATGCCGATCCGGCCGCCCGGGCGGCACGTGCGCACCAGTTCGTCGGCGGCCTGCTGGTGGTGCGGCGCGAACATCACGCCGATGCACGACATGACGACGTCGAAGGCGTCGCCCTCGTAGGGCAGTGCCTCGGCGTCCGCCACGTCCCACGTGAGGTCCACGTCGGGGTGCTCGGTCCGGCCTGCCTCGAGCAGGCCGGGAGTGAGGTCGGAGGCAACCACGGTCGCGCCCCGCTGTGCCGCACGGACCGCGGCGCTCCCGGTGCCGGCGGCGACGTCGAGGACCCGCTCGCCGGGGTTCACCTCCAGCGCGTCCACGAGGACGGCGCCCAGCGGCGAGACGATCTCGCGTGCGACCCGGGGGTAGTCGCCCAGCCCCCACATGCGGCGGTGCTTGTTCTTCAGCTCGGTGTCCTGCTGCACCGCGTCGGTGGCGGTGGTGTCGGTGATTCCCATGGATCTTCCTTCGTGTGGTGTTCCTCCACCCAGAGTCCGCCCGGGGCCCGCGGTGATACCAGTTCCGTTTCTGTACCGTCCGATCGGGTGGTGGCGCCGGGAGGCCGGCGAGGCGCACGATGGTCGGGACGAAGGGGAAGACCCATGGCGACCTCCTACGGCCAGTTCTGCCCACTCGCGAAGGCGATGGAGATCCTCGACGAGCGCTGGACGATCCTGATCGTGCGCGAGCTCCTGCTGGGCAGCACGCGCTTCAACGAGCTGCGGCGTGGGGTGCCACGGATGTCCCCGGCGCTGCTGTCCAAGCGGCTCCAGGCGCTCGAGCGCCACGGGATCATCGAGCACGACGCGTCCGGCTACCGGCTGACCGAGTGCGGCCGCGACCTGCACACGGCCGTGATGAGCCTGGGCGTGTGGGGCCTGCGGTGGATCGAGGACTTCGGCGACGAGGACCTCGACCCGCACCTGCTGATGTGGGACGTCCGCCGCACGGTGCCGAGTGCCGCCTGGCCGCCCGGGCGCACGTGCGTGGCGGTGGAGTTCACCGACCTGGAGCGGGCGCGCCGGTGGTGGCTCGTCGTGTCGGGCGGCGTCGTGGACGCCTGCGACTACGACCCGGGCTACGAGGTCTCGGCCACGGTGCGGGCGACGCTGCGCACGCTGACGCACGTGTGGCGCGGCGACGTCTCGTGGGAGCAGGCGATGCGGGCGCGGCAGGTCGAGATCGAGGCGCCCCGTGACACCCGCGCCGTGGTGCCCGCCTGGTTCGGCCGGTCGATGCTGGCCGAGGCCCTGGCCGCGCAGGCGGCCGTCAGCGCGGGATGACGACGTCGGTCAGCGTGGCGGTGCCGACCTCGAGCGCGGCCCAGGGACCTGCGACGTCGAGCACGGCGATGGCCGAGGTGGGAAAGCCGGCCCGCACGGTGTGCAGGGCATCGGGGTCGGAGTCCTCGCCCGCGAGCCGCGCGGCCAGGCCCGGGGTGCCGGGGGCGTGGCCCACCAGCAGCACGGTGGACGCGGCGTCGTCGACGGACTGGATCGCCTCGAGCAGGCTCCCGGTCCAGCCCTCGTAGATCTCGTCGAGGAAGCGCGCGGGAGCCTCGAGGCCGGTGGCGGCGAGGGTCTCGCGGGTGCGGGTGGAGGTGGAGCACAGCACGACGTCGACCGTGCCCACGTGCTCACGGATCCACTCGCCCGCCAGCGCCGCCTCGCGCCGCCCGCGGTCGGCCAGGGGTCGCTCGAAGTCCTCGACCCCGTCGGGGAACGCGGCCTTGCCGTGGCGCATCAGCAGCAGTCGGCTCATGGTCCGAGTCTAGGAGCGTGTGATCTCGATACACCGCGAGCTCGCTGGCGCTCGCCGCGGCACTCGATCACCGGGCCCGGTCTTCCTGATCTCGATACACCGCGAGCTCGCTGGCGCTCGCCGCGGCACTCGATCACCGAGCCGGCCCGGTGGTCGAGTAGCTCGCGAGCGCAGCGAGCGGCGTATCGAGACCACGTGATCTCGACGTCGAACCTCAACCGCGCGCGATGCCGACCATCTCGTCGCGGGCTACGACCTTCTTGCGCTCGCGCGGGTGGGTGTCGCCCTCGCCGAGGGACATCTCGTGGGCGTCGAGCTTCTCCCAGCCCTCCCACGTCGTGTACTCCACGCCGCGGCTGTCGAGGTGACGGTCGAAGGCCTCGCGGTCGGCGAACTCCGGCGCGGGCAGCTGCGGCAGGTCCTCGACGAGCATCTTGACCGTCTGGGCGGCGTCGGACTTCGTGTGGCCGATCAGGCCGACGGGGCCGCGCTTGATCCAGCCGGTGGCGTAGACGCCCTCGATCGGCGAGCCGTCGATGTCGAGCACGTGACCGCCGTCGTTCGGCAGCACGCCGCCGTTCGAGTCGAACGGCAGGCCCGGCAGGTTGTCGGAGTAGTAGCCGATCGCGCGGTACACGGCCTGGACGGGCCAGTCCTTGAACTCGCCGGTGCCGCGCACGTTGCCGGTGCCGTCGAGCTCGGTGATCTCGGTTCGCAGGCCGACGACGCGGCCGTCCTCGCCGAGGATCTCGACCGGGTTCTGGCAGAAGTGGATGTGGATCCGGTGGGGCGCGCCCGACGGCTCCTTGGCCAGGTAGTCGCCCAGCACCTTCACGACGAGCTTCTGGCTCTTCGCGGCGGCGAGCGCCTCCATCGAGCCGTGGTCGAACTCGTAGCCCTCGGGGTGCACGACGACGTCGATCGTGGGGGAGTGGCTCAGCTCGCGCAGCTCCATCGGCGTGAACTTCACCTGGGCCGGGCCGCGACGCGCGAACACGTGCACGTCGGTGGTGGCGTTGTTCTTGAGGCCCTCGTAGACGTTGTCGGGGATCTCGGTGACGAGCAGCTCGTCGGCCGTCTTGGCCAGGATGCGCGCGACGTCGAGGCCGACGTTGCCGACGCCGAGGACGGCGACCTGCTTGGCGTGCGGCTGGAAGTCCCACTCGCGCGGGGCGTCGGGGTGGCCGTCGTACCAATAGACGAAGTCGGCGGCACCGTACGAGCCGTCGAGGTCGACGCCCGGGATCGAGAGCTCACGGTCGCGGCGCGCGCCGGTGGCGAACACGACGGCGTCGTAGAACCCCTTGAGGTCCTCGAGCTTGATGTCGGTGCCGAAGTTGACGTTGCCGAAGAACCGGATGTCCTCGTTGGCCATCACGCGCTTGAGCGCCTTGATGATCTCCTTGATCCGCGGGTGGTCGGGCGCCACGCCGTAGCGAATCAGGCCGAACGGGGTCGGGTCGCGGTCGAGGATGTCGACGGTCACGTCGAGGCCCTCGGTCTTGGTGAGGATGTCGGCCGCGTACACGCCAGCGGGGCCGGCGCCGACGACGGCGACGCGCACCTTCCTGTCCACAGTCATGAGGCAAGCCTAAGACTCCGGGCCCAACGGTTCCGCACCCGACCGCCATCTGGACCAGCCCGCGACGTAGGCCAGCGGCAGAGGGCCGTGAAAGTGCGGGAACTCCTCCACTCCGCGGGGTCCTGCGCTCGGTTCCCACCGCAGGCGCGGGTCGTCCTCCGGGATCTCGACCTCGAGCAGCAGCAGGTCGGGAACGCCGGAGAAGAACCGTGCGGCGGTGCCGGCGACCTGGTCGTCCGTGGACAGGTGGACGAACCCCTCGGAGGCCAGCGAGGCCGGCTCGTACACCCGGCGGTCCTCGGTGAGGCGCCAGTGCGCGGCGGGAACGAGATGGAAGAGCGTCACGGGGTCGATTCTGTCGTCCGGCGGGGACAGGATGGGACCAGGACCACCGGAACGGAGCCCTCCATGAGCCTCGACGTGCAGATCACCTTCGACGCCCGCGACACCCGTCTCCTGGCCGAGTTCTGGGCCGCCGCGCTCGGCTACGAGGTGCCGGGGCCGCCCGACGCCCAGCTCGAGCCCGGCGACGATCCCTGGGCCGCGTGGGACGACTTCCTCGAACGGGTCGGCGTGCCCGAGGACCAGCGCCATGCCCGGGCGGCCATCGAGGACCCTGACGGCTCGCGGCCCCGGGTGTTCTTCCAGCAGGTGCCCGAGGGAAAGACCGCCAAGAACCGGGTCCACCTCGACGTCCGCGCCGCTCCGGGCCTGCAGGGCGACGAGCGGATGGCGGCGCTGGAGGCCGCCGCCGAGCGGCTCGTGGCCCGGGGGGCCGAGCGCGTGCGACGGTTCGAGCCCGAGCCGCCGATGGAGGCGGGCTTCCTCGTCATGCGTGACCCCGAGGGCAACGAGTTCTGCCTCGACTAGGCCGGCGCTCACCTGAGAAGTCCCTGTGGGTCGTCCACGGGAGCCCCCCGGAGGTAGTGATCCGCGACGGGTTCGCCTACGTTGGAC from Aeromicrobium phoceense encodes:
- a CDS encoding FAD-dependent oxidoreductase, which translates into the protein MTVDRKVRVAVVGAGPAGVYAADILTKTEGLDVTVDILDRDPTPFGLIRYGVAPDHPRIKEIIKALKRVMANEDIRFFGNVNFGTDIKLEDLKGFYDAVVFATGARRDRELSIPGVDLDGSYGAADFVYWYDGHPDAPREWDFQPHAKQVAVLGVGNVGLDVARILAKTADELLVTEIPDNVYEGLKNNATTDVHVFARRGPAQVKFTPMELRELSHSPTIDVVVHPEGYEFDHGSMEALAAAKSQKLVVKVLGDYLAKEPSGAPHRIHIHFCQNPVEILGEDGRVVGLRTEITELDGTGNVRGTGEFKDWPVQAVYRAIGYYSDNLPGLPFDSNGGVLPNDGGHVLDIDGSPIEGVYATGWIKRGPVGLIGHTKSDAAQTVKMLVEDLPQLPAPEFADREAFDRHLDSRGVEYTTWEGWEKLDAHEMSLGEGDTHPRERKKVVARDEMVGIARG
- a CDS encoding class I SAM-dependent methyltransferase, whose protein sequence is MGITDTTATDAVQQDTELKNKHRRMWGLGDYPRVAREIVSPLGAVLVDALEVNPGERVLDVAAGTGSAAVRAAQRGATVVASDLTPGLLEAGRTEHPDVDLTWDVADAEALPYEGDAFDVVMSCIGVMFAPHHQQAADELVRTCRPGGRIGIVSWTPEGTIGQLFATMKQYVPPPPPGASPPPLWGNEEHVRALLGDRVGDVRVRRLTLPVTHFEGGEQFRDYFAAHYGPTIAAFAAHADDPERTADLERDLAALGEREGSRSEEGFTMQWEYLLVTAEVR
- a CDS encoding ExeM/NucH family extracellular endonuclease; this encodes MSRPVLRGLTALAVAAGAAVAVPPAATAAPDGSGLVINEVYLNGGSAGATYLNKFVELHNPTDEDISVNGWSVQYRAYNGTANFSAVIPLGDRHLEPGGTLLVSGNSNAANGAALPTPDVASTTGFSGNSNGGTIALVSSETALTGDLATVRANASLVDLIGYGLSNTYEGTAKADGYTVTASVTRAAGADTDVNSTDFTTAAPSPVACGATCAGPGDAEPEEPEPSETVTIAQIQGTGAASPRVGQTVTTTGVVTALYASGGFNGAYLQTPGTGGTAGPASHGLFVFGSSTAFAQSVDLGDTIDVTGAVSEFNGLTQITAATWQDATTAGTVTPTPVTFPMTEAQREALEGMLVDATAGTFTLTNNYGTNTFGEIGLASGDTVLPQPTNEVRPRTSAYDALVARNAARMITLDDGKSINFTSGANRAIPGPWLTPTNEVRTGASVTIDEPLVMDWRNSTWKLQPTQPFAAGGESATIAPQSTRETAPKDVGGAVKLASFNVLNYFTTTGEDWVSSSRGTCTFYTDRDGNRITVNTCTNNGPRGAANDVSLARQQAKIVRAINTLDADVLSLEEIEDTGSLGGADRDEALTTLVAALNADAGSQRWAAVLSPSTIPTSGRDVIRTAFIYQRDVVEPVGPSVILDSPAFASARAPLAQEFRPVDGDAGQDFLAIVNHFKSKGSGDGVNADQGDGQGASNRARVGQAEALVDFVSSLEEQTDTDRVFLLGDFNSYAKEDPLAIIEDAGFVNVDQRLTDEETYQFEGMHGSLDHVFASSAAFARVTGADVWTINAPESIGREYSRFNNNVTNLFDASTPFRASDHDPVIVGFDPGAAAEVATTTTAKVPSVVWADEAFDVAVTVASGTGSPRGTATVSLGDEVLGTAAVADGRATVTVSAGSLRAGRHVLDVAFAGEGRYADSAGTVTVDVRADSAITASAARGTYGKPTAITVTGAPDAGGLLYATAGGRIVASAIMRSGSSTIRVPGTALRPGTTAVTVFYAGDRAHEPSRTSVDVTIAKARATVSAKVLNGKVTERTRAKVRVVVRTPGFVESSGKVRIYRGSKLLASGNVKGGKVTVTLPRQKSSVRLTARFSGTSLTSPASRAFVLRVR
- a CDS encoding VOC family protein translates to MSLDVQITFDARDTRLLAEFWAAALGYEVPGPPDAQLEPGDDPWAAWDDFLERVGVPEDQRHARAAIEDPDGSRPRVFFQQVPEGKTAKNRVHLDVRAAPGLQGDERMAALEAAAERLVARGAERVRRFEPEPPMEAGFLVMRDPEGNEFCLD
- a CDS encoding SixA phosphatase family protein; protein product: MSRLLLMRHGKAAFPDGVEDFERPLADRGRREAALAGEWIREHVGTVDVVLCSTSTRTRETLAATGLEAPARFLDEIYEGWTGSLLEAIQSVDDAASTVLLVGHAPGTPGLAARLAGEDSDPDALHTVRAGFPTSAIAVLDVAGPWAALEVGTATLTDVVIPR
- a CDS encoding DUF952 domain-containing protein; amino-acid sequence: MTLFHLVPAAHWRLTEDRRVYEPASLASEGFVHLSTDDQVAGTAARFFSGVPDLLLLEVEIPEDDPRLRWEPSAGPRGVEEFPHFHGPLPLAYVAGWSRWRSGAEPLGPES
- a CDS encoding winged helix-turn-helix transcriptional regulator; translation: MATSYGQFCPLAKAMEILDERWTILIVRELLLGSTRFNELRRGVPRMSPALLSKRLQALERHGIIEHDASGYRLTECGRDLHTAVMSLGVWGLRWIEDFGDEDLDPHLLMWDVRRTVPSAAWPPGRTCVAVEFTDLERARRWWLVVSGGVVDACDYDPGYEVSATVRATLRTLTHVWRGDVSWEQAMRARQVEIEAPRDTRAVVPAWFGRSMLAEALAAQAAVSAG